A region from the Brevibacterium paucivorans genome encodes:
- a CDS encoding DUF779 domain-containing protein → MSDMQAGAPVLEAPAPPGESHSRVALTQEAVDLLVELVGVHGPLMFHQSGGCCDGSAPMCYPAGEFITGTSDVLLGVFILPGVADSVAQCEFWMSKAQFEYWKHTHITVDVVTGRGSGFSVESPTGKRFLIRSRLMES, encoded by the coding sequence ATGAGTGACATGCAAGCGGGGGCGCCGGTACTAGAGGCGCCGGCGCCCCCGGGTGAAAGTCACTCCAGGGTGGCTCTCACCCAGGAAGCTGTGGACCTGTTGGTCGAACTGGTGGGCGTTCACGGGCCACTGATGTTTCACCAGTCCGGCGGATGTTGTGACGGTTCGGCTCCCATGTGCTACCCGGCAGGGGAGTTCATTACCGGGACCAGCGATGTGCTGTTGGGTGTTTTCATCTTGCCTGGTGTTGCGGATTCTGTGGCGCAATGCGAATTCTGGATGTCTAAAGCACAGTTCGAGTATTGGAAGCACACTCACATCACCGTGGACGTGGTGACAGGACGCGGTTCTGGTTTTTCAGTTGAGTCGCCTACTGGAAAGCGCTTCCTCATTCGTTCTCGGCTCATGGAGTCGTAG
- a CDS encoding aldehyde dehydrogenase family protein produces the protein MTVYAQPGTEGAKVEFRSRYDNYIGGEWVAPKSGKYFENVTPVTGKVFCEAAQSNADDVELALDAAHKAAPAWGKTSPAERAAILHAMADRIDENLEKIAVAETWDNGKPIRETLAADIPLAADHLRYFASAIRTQEGHLSQLDEDTVAYHFHEPLGVVGQIIPWNFPILMAIWKLAPALAAGNAVVLKPAEQTPASIMVLMEIVGDLLPPGVVNVVNGFGVECGKPLASNPRIAKVAFTGETTTGRLIMQYASQNLIPITLELGGKSPNIFFEDVAQQKDDFYNKAVEGLAMFGLNQGEVCTCPSRALVQESIFDEFVEAGIERVKKFVQGNPLDTNTMVGAQASNDQLEKILSYLAIGKEEGAEVLIGGEQAHLDGDLAGGFYVQPTVFRGTNTMRIFQEEIFGPVLALTSFKDYDEALSIANDTLYGLGSGVWSRNTNTAYRAGREIQAGRVWVNNYHTYPAHAAFGGYKNSGIGRENHLMMLSHYQQTKNLLVSYSEQPTGLF, from the coding sequence ATGACCGTTTACGCTCAGCCAGGAACCGAGGGAGCGAAAGTCGAGTTCCGCTCTCGCTATGACAACTACATTGGTGGCGAATGGGTCGCCCCCAAATCTGGAAAATACTTCGAAAACGTCACTCCCGTCACCGGAAAAGTCTTTTGCGAAGCCGCCCAATCAAACGCCGACGACGTTGAGCTCGCCCTCGACGCAGCTCACAAAGCAGCGCCCGCGTGGGGCAAAACCAGCCCGGCAGAACGCGCGGCAATCTTGCATGCAATGGCCGACCGCATCGACGAGAACCTCGAAAAGATCGCCGTTGCTGAAACCTGGGACAACGGCAAGCCAATCCGCGAAACCCTCGCCGCCGACATCCCTCTGGCCGCTGACCACCTGCGTTACTTCGCCTCGGCGATCCGCACGCAAGAAGGCCACCTATCCCAGCTCGACGAAGACACCGTCGCCTACCACTTCCACGAACCCTTGGGCGTTGTAGGCCAGATCATCCCGTGGAACTTCCCGATCCTCATGGCCATCTGGAAACTCGCCCCAGCGTTGGCCGCCGGCAACGCAGTTGTGCTCAAGCCGGCTGAGCAGACCCCGGCCTCCATCATGGTTCTCATGGAAATCGTGGGCGACCTTCTGCCACCCGGTGTGGTCAACGTGGTCAACGGTTTCGGCGTCGAATGCGGTAAGCCGCTGGCCTCCAACCCGCGCATCGCCAAGGTAGCCTTCACCGGCGAAACCACCACTGGGCGCCTTATCATGCAGTACGCCTCGCAAAACCTCATCCCTATCACTCTGGAGCTGGGTGGCAAGAGCCCCAACATCTTCTTCGAAGACGTGGCCCAGCAAAAAGACGACTTCTACAACAAGGCGGTGGAAGGTCTTGCCATGTTCGGGCTCAACCAGGGTGAAGTGTGTACGTGCCCTTCGCGCGCCCTGGTGCAGGAAAGCATTTTCGACGAATTCGTCGAAGCAGGTATCGAGCGCGTCAAGAAGTTCGTGCAAGGCAACCCGCTGGATACGAACACCATGGTAGGTGCGCAGGCGTCCAACGATCAGCTGGAAAAGATCCTGTCGTATCTGGCTATTGGTAAGGAAGAAGGGGCCGAGGTGCTCATCGGTGGCGAGCAAGCTCACCTTGACGGCGATCTGGCCGGTGGCTTCTACGTTCAGCCCACCGTGTTCCGCGGGACTAACACCATGCGCATCTTCCAAGAGGAGATCTTTGGTCCTGTGCTCGCGCTGACTTCGTTCAAGGACTACGACGAAGCGCTGAGCATTGCGAATGACACGCTGTATGGTCTTGGGTCAGGTGTGTGGAGCCGTAACACCAACACGGCTTACCGAGCTGGCCGCGAAATCCAGGCTGGGCGCGTGTGGGTGAACAACTACCACACGTATCCAGCGCATGCAGCGTTCGGTGGATACAAGAATTCCGGTATTGGCCGTGAGAACCACCTCATGATGCTGAGCCACTACCAGCAGACAAAGAACTTGCTGGTGAGCTACTCCGAACAGCCCACTGGTCTGTTCTAA
- a CDS encoding prepilin peptidase translates to MSAPQNDLGHEDLPQNPAEVGPTDRGYRLLETWNPPRWVLVTLFAAGGVLAVVTLVAYGWNHPSAYAASVFVAVAPILTAIDFAERRLPDVVTLPAAGASVVALVVGALVSGDWGPALRGGAGMLILFAAFFVMFIIAGGAFGFGDVKLGLSMGAVLGTYSWFALLLGPFIGMLLGFAVGVVLMIMRKATMKTAIALGPYLIIGTLVIIVLGALG, encoded by the coding sequence GTGAGCGCGCCGCAGAACGACCTCGGGCATGAAGACCTACCCCAGAACCCCGCCGAGGTGGGACCCACCGACCGTGGTTACCGACTGTTAGAGACGTGGAACCCGCCGAGGTGGGTGCTAGTGACGCTGTTCGCCGCCGGTGGTGTACTGGCCGTTGTGACCCTGGTTGCATACGGGTGGAACCACCCGAGCGCTTATGCTGCATCCGTGTTTGTGGCGGTTGCGCCGATCCTGACCGCGATTGACTTTGCTGAACGCAGGTTGCCCGACGTAGTGACGCTACCGGCCGCAGGTGCGAGCGTGGTCGCGCTGGTCGTGGGAGCGTTGGTTTCTGGTGACTGGGGGCCAGCCCTGCGCGGTGGCGCTGGCATGCTCATCCTGTTCGCCGCGTTCTTCGTTATGTTCATCATTGCTGGGGGAGCGTTCGGATTTGGTGATGTGAAGCTAGGCCTGTCGATGGGAGCGGTGCTGGGAACCTACAGTTGGTTCGCACTACTCTTAGGCCCGTTCATTGGCATGCTCTTAGGCTTTGCGGTGGGAGTCGTGCTTATGATCATGCGCAAGGCAACAATGAAAACCGCGATCGCTCTGGGGCCATACCTCATCATCGGAACGCTGGTGATCATTGTGCTGGGGGCGTTAGGCTGA
- a CDS encoding DUF192 domain-containing protein, with translation MKNLNKKAREVCLTTPHGTEFTVKLAGTALRRLRGLFFSDAPALMIVPCSSVHSIGFNRPLEVAYIDKDGQVLTVKNLKPWTMHMPVRNAYAVLEANPGLLDQWGIHQGVRIILAEET, from the coding sequence ATGAAAAACCTCAACAAAAAAGCCCGCGAAGTTTGCCTTACGACTCCCCACGGCACCGAATTCACGGTCAAACTTGCCGGGACCGCGCTCCGTCGCCTGCGTGGCTTGTTCTTCAGCGACGCCCCAGCGCTCATGATCGTTCCGTGTAGCTCCGTCCACTCGATCGGGTTCAACCGCCCACTCGAAGTGGCGTACATCGACAAGGACGGTCAGGTGCTCACAGTGAAAAACCTCAAACCATGGACCATGCACATGCCCGTCCGTAACGCTTATGCTGTGCTCGAAGCCAACCCCGGACTTTTGGACCAGTGGGGCATCCACCAGGGTGTTCGTATTATCCTGGCAGAAGAAACATAG
- a CDS encoding OmpA family protein, whose translation MKPLKVPSLYRPRLNVLATVILATVVLSGCIPGIGRNGDGGGGGQQPPAPEVVGSDGFWRPNTLGEPLAKKVIERPTDDGLAKARLEVVSLDSDGKSARMVAAWLPPIEGKHLKGSELQTAYGNGLEMPHIRLADFGDEKVLIPYETSDDLFSDEFKNDPNPKEGGDDEFQKYSAKCACSNIPSVTEDVTQKPEEVSLFYADFPAPKSDSVGISFGDNAAFLDSVPMSQGKHFKVPELAKVNFRWFNQQDLSNPYGGGAILEQRLPMSLVTESVTDTSVSDRGDSSALNVSSDVLFDFDSDKVKDSDSKLINGIANELKKSAAGQKVTIEGHTDDEGDEKYNVDLSNRRAESVKKVLEPKVGGSGITFETKGFGESQPILPNRTASGDAIKKNQAKNRRVSFSYKPQGDIDPNVDTGKKISDLEKMKPGDSTDALASGIVPTPKGSNTPEMQLDVNDIQEQGEFLKLTFAVRTASGQDIDNAFSHVSSDEEVVPFGLNLVNPLRDTPSFADTQLWDKSNNLLARSVTAGSFDCLCSQSVRPTDESKARGEAVEMYAYFPKKGITSNTLTLRVGDKSQLEFNRTQSAGAPNSATPRPSPTAQG comes from the coding sequence ATGAAACCCCTCAAAGTCCCCTCTTTGTATCGTCCCCGCCTGAATGTTCTAGCCACAGTGATCCTTGCCACTGTGGTTCTTTCTGGTTGCATCCCTGGCATAGGGAGAAATGGTGACGGTGGCGGTGGTGGTCAGCAGCCTCCGGCTCCCGAGGTGGTAGGAAGTGACGGTTTTTGGCGCCCAAACACACTGGGTGAGCCCCTTGCAAAGAAAGTGATCGAACGTCCAACTGATGACGGTTTAGCGAAAGCGCGATTAGAAGTGGTGTCGCTAGACTCTGATGGAAAATCTGCGCGAATGGTTGCGGCGTGGCTACCACCCATAGAAGGCAAACACCTAAAAGGGTCTGAGTTGCAGACCGCATATGGAAACGGGTTAGAGATGCCACATATTCGACTCGCGGACTTTGGCGATGAGAAAGTGCTTATTCCTTACGAAACTAGTGACGACCTGTTTTCAGATGAATTTAAAAATGATCCAAACCCTAAAGAAGGGGGAGACGATGAGTTTCAAAAATATTCCGCAAAGTGCGCATGTTCAAACATTCCCTCGGTCACCGAAGATGTAACCCAAAAGCCTGAAGAAGTATCGCTATTTTATGCAGATTTTCCAGCTCCAAAGTCTGATTCAGTTGGCATCTCATTTGGCGACAATGCGGCATTTCTTGACAGCGTTCCCATGAGTCAAGGAAAGCACTTCAAAGTCCCTGAACTAGCGAAAGTGAACTTTCGCTGGTTCAATCAACAAGACCTATCTAACCCATACGGTGGCGGAGCGATTCTTGAACAGCGACTTCCCATGAGTCTCGTTACTGAGTCAGTTACCGACACGTCGGTGTCTGACCGGGGTGACTCTTCGGCTTTGAATGTGAGTTCCGATGTTTTGTTTGATTTCGACTCAGACAAGGTGAAAGATTCCGATTCAAAATTGATCAACGGTATCGCTAATGAGCTGAAGAAATCGGCTGCTGGGCAAAAAGTTACCATTGAGGGCCACACCGACGATGAAGGCGACGAAAAATACAATGTTGACCTGTCGAATAGACGCGCCGAATCAGTCAAGAAAGTTCTAGAACCAAAGGTGGGTGGTTCGGGAATAACCTTTGAGACGAAGGGCTTTGGAGAATCACAGCCCATTCTTCCGAACCGGACAGCCAGCGGTGACGCTATTAAGAAGAACCAAGCGAAGAACCGAAGGGTGTCGTTCAGTTATAAGCCCCAAGGTGACATCGATCCGAACGTAGATACTGGTAAGAAGATCTCTGACTTGGAAAAGATGAAGCCGGGAGACTCCACTGATGCTCTAGCCAGCGGTATCGTTCCAACGCCCAAGGGTAGCAACACTCCAGAAATGCAACTAGACGTTAACGATATCCAGGAGCAAGGCGAGTTCTTGAAACTGACATTTGCCGTTAGAACAGCATCCGGTCAAGACATCGACAACGCGTTTTCGCATGTCTCTTCTGATGAAGAAGTCGTTCCGTTTGGTTTGAACCTAGTGAATCCCCTTCGTGATACGCCATCGTTTGCTGACACTCAACTGTGGGACAAGTCAAACAACCTTTTGGCTCGGTCGGTGACGGCTGGATCATTTGACTGCTTGTGCTCGCAGTCAGTCCGCCCTACAGATGAAAGTAAAGCTCGTGGCGAAGCCGTAGAAATGTATGCGTACTTCCCTAAAAAAGGAATCACTTCTAACACACTCACGCTACGCGTAGGCGACAAGTCGCAACTGGAATTTAACCGCACCCAGTCCGCGGGCGCACCCAACTCCGCGACACCTCGGCCATCACCTACCGCACAAGGTTAG
- a CDS encoding OmpA family protein: protein MRTLAILAIVAVALTGCIPGQSKGGDGGGEQPPAPEVVESDGFWRPNTLGEPLAKTVVERPTDDGPAKARLEVVSLDSDGKSARMVAAWLPPVEGNYLEGSELQTELATVSDMPFIRLLDFNSQELLTSYEGEKLQYSDNFKNEPNPQPTGPDEVQRAYSNCTCSNIPNTEEYQGEKPETVPLFYADFPTPSSDSVGISFGDNAAVLTDVKLSENQRYEVPKLTDIDYRWAHQEDLSNPYGGGAIYERRFPMSLVTESVMDTSVSDRGDSSALNVSADVLFDFDSDKVKDSDSKLIDGIADELKKSAAGQKVTIEGHTDDEGDEKYNVDLSNRRAESVKKVLEPKVDGSGISFETKGFGESQPILPNRTASGDAIKKNQAKNRRVSFSYKPQKDIDPNVDTGKRISNLKKMKPGDSTDALASGIVPSPKDTDAPEMQLDIKEIEEYGELLRVTFDLRTASGQDIERAFTQGANIDGNMAFGNNPVTHYRDIPTTIDMQLWDKSSNLLAHSVTAGPLDCLCSRSVRPTDEEKARGEAVEMFAFFPKKGITSDTLTLRVGGMSQLEFNRNGSTGQSGAPSGEPSRSTSEPTSTP, encoded by the coding sequence ATGCGAACTTTGGCTATCTTGGCCATCGTTGCGGTGGCACTTACTGGGTGTATCCCTGGTCAGAGTAAGGGTGGCGACGGAGGCGGTGAGCAACCTCCCGCCCCCGAGGTGGTAGAAAGTGACGGTTTTTGGCGTCCAAACACGTTAGGTGAGCCTCTTGCTAAGACGGTGGTTGAGCGTCCTACTGATGATGGTCCGGCGAAGGCTCGGCTTGAAGTGGTGTCTTTGGATTCTGATGGTAAATCTGCGCGCATGGTCGCGGCGTGGCTACCACCCGTTGAGGGTAACTACCTTGAGGGATCTGAGCTACAAACTGAGCTTGCGACCGTTTCAGACATGCCATTTATCCGCCTTCTCGACTTTAATAGCCAGGAGCTTCTAACGTCCTATGAGGGCGAAAAGCTGCAGTACTCCGACAACTTCAAAAACGAACCCAACCCCCAGCCAACAGGACCGGACGAAGTCCAAAGAGCGTACTCAAATTGCACATGCTCAAACATCCCCAATACCGAGGAATACCAAGGTGAGAAACCGGAAACTGTTCCGCTTTTCTACGCCGATTTCCCAACTCCGAGCTCTGATTCCGTCGGAATTTCGTTCGGCGATAACGCTGCCGTGCTTACCGATGTGAAGCTCAGCGAAAACCAGCGCTATGAAGTGCCAAAATTGACGGACATCGACTACCGATGGGCCCACCAAGAAGACCTATCTAACCCTTACGGTGGTGGCGCTATTTATGAGAGGCGCTTCCCCATGAGTCTTGTTACCGAATCGGTCATGGACACTTCGGTGTCTGACCGGGGTGACTCATCGGCTTTGAACGTGAGCGCAGATGTTTTGTTTGATTTTGACTCAGATAAAGTTAAAGACTCCGATTCGAAACTGATCGACGGTATCGCTGATGAGCTGAAAAAATCAGCTGCTGGTCAGAAAGTGACCATTGAAGGTCACACTGATGATGAAGGTGATGAGAAATACAACGTCGACCTGTCGAACCGTCGAGCTGAATCCGTCAAAAAGGTCTTGGAACCGAAGGTAGACGGTTCAGGAATTTCGTTTGAAACGAAAGGCTTTGGAGAATCGCAACCGATTCTTCCAAACCGTACTGCCAGTGGCGACGCTATCAAGAAGAACCAGGCGAAGAACCGCAGGGTTTCGTTTAGCTACAAGCCCCAAAAGGACATCGACCCCAACGTAGACACTGGTAAGAGGATCTCCAACCTGAAAAAGATGAAGCCAGGCGATTCTACTGATGCCCTAGCTAGTGGGATTGTTCCTTCACCGAAAGATACCGATGCTCCTGAAATGCAACTAGATATCAAAGAAATTGAGGAGTACGGCGAGCTCTTGAGAGTGACCTTCGACCTGCGAACGGCATCTGGGCAAGACATTGAACGAGCTTTTACCCAGGGCGCCAACATTGACGGAAACATGGCCTTTGGAAACAACCCTGTGACCCACTACCGAGACATTCCCACCACGATCGACATGCAGCTGTGGGACAAATCGAGCAACCTGCTGGCTCACTCGGTGACTGCCGGCCCGCTGGACTGCCTGTGCTCGCGGTCAGTTCGACCCACGGATGAAGAAAAAGCCCGTGGCGAAGCTGTAGAAATGTTTGCGTTTTTCCCTAAGAAGGGCATCACGTCCGATACGCTGACGCTTCGCGTAGGCGGCATGTCGCAACTGGAATTCAACCGCAACGGTTCGACCGGACAGTCGGGCGCTCCAAGTGGTGAACCTTCCCGTTCCACTTCCGAGCCAACTTCTACCCCTTGA